AAACGGGAAAGCAAACGCATGGTGGTGTTCTCCCTGATCGTTATGGGCCGGCGGCCCGCGCGCAGCCTGGACCTTCCCCGGTCAGACCGGATCGAGCGCCAGGCAATCCTCCGCCCCAAGAATGACCGACAACGCCTCTCCCGCCTTGGGAATCGGCCGGCCCGCCCGGTAGCGCATCTTGATGGTGAATTCGTCGTTGCCGCCGACCCGGGCCCGCACCCGCATGTGGTCGCCATGATAAATGGTCTCGCTGACCACCCCGGCCAAGCGGCTGACCGGCCCTTCGGGCTCGCCTTCGATGTGAACACGTTCGGGACGGATCGATACGCTGGTCTTGGCGCCCGGCCCGTCGATGGCGACGGCGCGGGCGCGCAAGGCTTCGCCCGTGGCCAGGCGCACGGTGGCATAGCCTTCCGCCACGCTTTCGACGACGCCGTTCAAGGTGTTGTTTTCGCCGATGAAACGGGCGACGAAGCTGTTGCGCGGCTGCTCGTAAAGACCCGAAGGGCTGTCGAGCTGTTGGATCACCCCATCGCTGAACACCGCCACCCGGTCCGACATGGTCAGGGCCTCGGACTGGTCGTGGGTGACATAAACCACCGTCAGCCCCAGGCTTTCATGCAGGTGCTTGATCTCGATCTGCATGTGTTCGCGCAGCTGTTTGTCGAGCGCGCCCAGCGGCTCGTCCATCAGCACCAGGGTGGGCTCGAAGACCAGGGCGCGGGCCAGGGCGACGCGTTGCTGCTGGCCGCCGGAAAGCTGGGCCGGGCGGCGATTGCCCAGGTTTTCAAGGCGGACCATCGCCAGGGCCCGCAGGGCGCGATCGCGCTGGTCGGATTTGAGCATGCCGCGCACCGACAGCGGAAAGGCGACGTTCTCGGCCACCGTCATATGGGGAAACAGGGCGTAGTTCTGGAAAACCATGCCGATATCGCGCTTGTGCGGCGGGGTGTCGCGCACCGAGCGCCCGGCGAGCAGGATATCGCCCTGGGTCGGAACCTCGAAGCCCGCCAGCATCATCAGCGAGGTGGTTTTGCCCGACCCCGAGGGGCCGAGAAGGGTGAGAAATTCGCCACGGCGAATATCGAGGTCAAGGTCTCTGACGACCAGGGTCTGGCCATCGTAGGTTTTCTGCACGCCCCGGAAACGGACCAACGCCTCGGCATCACCCATGAACCGTTCCTTCTGCCGTTTCGCCCCAAGGGGAACGATCCCCCAAGGCTTCTATAAGCGGCAGAATGACACGTTTAATAAAATCGACAAGCGTTCTTGCCTTAAATACGGGCGAAACCCGCAAGAACCGCCCTAATGCCCATTATTTTTGCAGGATGCCCGCGAATAAACCACCACCATACCGGGAATTCTGCGCGATAGAGTTTAAAATTTCGACCGCTCGCCGGCATCGCGCGGACGGTAGCCGCGGATGAAAACCCGCACATGCTCAAGAATCGTGGCCAAATCCTCGTCATTCACGACCTGACGGCGCCGGGAATCCAGGGCGATCAGATACCATCGCCCCTGGACCATCGACAAAAACACCTCGGCGGCGATTCTCGGGTTGTCGATCTCAAGCAGGCCGCTGCGATCGACCCAGGCCAGATACTCCTCGAGCCGGCGCCGCACCTGTCCGGGGCCGCGTTCTAAAAAAGCCTCGGCGACCGAGGGAAACTTCTGCGCCGCGCCAAGAATCAGCCGCATCACGTCACGGCTCTCATCGGAATATAAATTTTCCAGGAGCGACAAGGCGAAATGCCGAAGCGATTCCTCAACCGGCAGCAAAGGGTCGGCGGAAAGCGCCAGCTTATCAAGGAAGGCGGCGCAACGTTCCTCGCAGGCGGCTATGAACAACCCTTCCTTGCCGCCGAAAGCCGCATAGAGGGTGGCCTTCGACCCGCCCGATTGCGAAACGACATCGCTCAGACTAACGGCCTCGTACCCCTTTTCAAGAAACATGCGCCAAGCCACATGAAGCATGGCAGCCCGCCGCGCGTCTCCCCGCCCGCAGGGAGATCCCCTTTTTTCCAACGCCTCGTCACCTCCTTTTTCACCGCCGCGACTTTTTGGCTCTTGTACGCCGCGACAGGATGTGTACTGTACCGTACAGTTTACTGACCGTCCACGCCTTTCGCCGTGACGGCACACCGACACACCAAGAGATGCCCCCCATGATGCTCAGCAAGACATTCCTGCGCCTGATGACGACCGCCGCCCTGTCGGCGGTTCTATGGAGCTGCGACTCGCAGGAAGGGGGGCAGGCGGCGGGTGGCGCCCGACCGGCCCCGGAAGTCACGGTGATCACCGCCGCTCCGCAAACCTTGCGGATCACCGAACGGCTTCCCGGTCGCACGGTGGCCTACCGCAGCGCCGAGGTCCGGCCCCAGGTCAACGGCATCATCCTCAAGCGCCTGTTCGAGGAGGGCACCGAGGTCACCGAGGGCCAGCAGCTTTATCAGATCGACCCGGCCACCTATAAGGCGGCCCTCGATAGCGCCAAGGCCCAGCTCGCCAAGGCCGACGCCACGGTCAAATCGGCCCGGGCCAAGGCGGCGCGCTATGGCGAGTTGGTCAAGCTCAAGGCGGTCAGCCGTCAGGATTATGACGACGTCACCGCCACCCTGGCCGAAAGCGTCGCCTCGGTCGCCGATGCCCAGGCGACCGTTG
The DNA window shown above is from Rhodospirillum rubrum ATCC 11170 and carries:
- a CDS encoding ABC transporter ATP-binding protein; amino-acid sequence: MGDAEALVRFRGVQKTYDGQTLVVRDLDLDIRRGEFLTLLGPSGSGKTTSLMMLAGFEVPTQGDILLAGRSVRDTPPHKRDIGMVFQNYALFPHMTVAENVAFPLSVRGMLKSDQRDRALRALAMVRLENLGNRRPAQLSGGQQQRVALARALVFEPTLVLMDEPLGALDKQLREHMQIEIKHLHESLGLTVVYVTHDQSEALTMSDRVAVFSDGVIQQLDSPSGLYEQPRNSFVARFIGENNTLNGVVESVAEGYATVRLATGEALRARAVAIDGPGAKTSVSIRPERVHIEGEPEGPVSRLAGVVSETIYHGDHMRVRARVGGNDEFTIKMRYRAGRPIPKAGEALSVILGAEDCLALDPV
- a CDS encoding TetR/AcrR family transcriptional regulator, translating into MLHVAWRMFLEKGYEAVSLSDVVSQSGGSKATLYAAFGGKEGLFIAACEERCAAFLDKLALSADPLLPVEESLRHFALSLLENLYSDESRDVMRLILGAAQKFPSVAEAFLERGPGQVRRRLEEYLAWVDRSGLLEIDNPRIAAEVFLSMVQGRWYLIALDSRRRQVVNDEDLATILEHVRVFIRGYRPRDAGERSKF